A region from the Bradyrhizobium erythrophlei genome encodes:
- a CDS encoding ABC transporter substrate-binding protein: protein MRTRNSILAAIALAVAGSLSALSAQAETVVRYGISMADIPLTTGQPDRGAGAYQFTAYTIYDPLVAWEMDVSDRPGKLVPGLATEWKVDDTDKTKWRFTLRKGVKFHDGSDFNADAVIWNLDKVLNDKAPQFDKRQSAQVKTRLPSVKSYAKIDDSTVEITTKTVDSLFPYQMLWFLVSSPAQYAKLGNDWDKFASQPSGTGPFKLTKLVPRELAELSKNPDYWDKKRIPKVDKIVLIPMPEALTRTNALLAGQVDLIETPAPDAVPQLKSAGMRIVDNITPHVWNYHLSVLPGSPWTDIRLRKALNLAIDRDAVVGLMNGLAKPAKGQVDPSSPWFGKPTFDIKYDLAAAKKLVEEAGYSKEKPLKTTFIIAQGGTGQMLSLPMNEFLQQSFKEVGIDIDFKVVELETLYTHWRKGAADEMNAGITANNIAYVTSDPLYAIVRFFASDQVAPVGVNWGGYKNEKVDALINQAKQTFDTAKQDELIAQAHSLVVDDAVLVWVVHDTNPHALSPKIKHFVQAQHWFQDLTQIGLE from the coding sequence ATGCGCACCCGAAACTCGATCCTTGCCGCCATTGCACTCGCCGTGGCTGGCTCCCTGTCGGCGCTTTCCGCGCAGGCCGAAACGGTGGTGCGATACGGCATTTCGATGGCCGATATTCCCTTGACGACGGGCCAGCCGGATCGCGGTGCCGGCGCTTATCAATTTACCGCCTATACGATCTACGATCCGCTGGTGGCCTGGGAAATGGATGTGTCGGACCGGCCCGGCAAACTGGTGCCGGGGCTCGCCACCGAATGGAAGGTCGACGATACCGACAAGACCAAATGGCGCTTCACCCTGCGCAAGGGCGTCAAGTTTCACGACGGCAGCGACTTCAACGCCGACGCGGTGATCTGGAATCTCGACAAGGTGCTCAACGACAAGGCACCGCAGTTTGACAAGCGCCAGAGCGCGCAGGTCAAGACCCGCCTGCCCTCGGTCAAGAGCTACGCCAAGATCGACGACTCCACGGTCGAGATCACGACCAAGACGGTCGACTCGCTCTTCCCCTACCAGATGCTCTGGTTCCTGGTCTCCAGCCCCGCGCAATATGCCAAGCTCGGCAACGACTGGGACAAATTCGCCAGCCAGCCTTCGGGCACCGGACCATTCAAACTGACAAAACTGGTGCCGCGTGAACTCGCCGAACTGTCGAAGAATCCGGATTACTGGGACAAGAAGCGGATTCCGAAGGTTGACAAGATCGTGCTGATCCCGATGCCGGAGGCGCTGACGCGGACCAACGCGCTGCTCGCCGGGCAGGTCGACCTGATCGAAACGCCGGCTCCCGACGCGGTGCCGCAGCTCAAATCGGCGGGCATGCGGATCGTCGACAATATCACCCCGCATGTCTGGAACTATCACCTCAGCGTGCTGCCGGGCTCGCCCTGGACCGACATCCGCCTGCGCAAGGCGCTCAATCTGGCGATCGACCGCGACGCGGTGGTCGGGCTGATGAACGGACTGGCAAAGCCCGCCAAGGGTCAGGTCGATCCGTCGAGCCCCTGGTTCGGCAAGCCGACCTTCGACATCAAATACGACCTGGCGGCGGCGAAGAAGCTGGTGGAGGAAGCCGGCTACTCCAAGGAAAAGCCGCTGAAGACCACCTTCATCATCGCGCAGGGCGGCACCGGGCAGATGCTGTCGCTGCCGATGAACGAATTCCTGCAGCAGAGTTTCAAGGAGGTCGGCATCGATATCGACTTCAAGGTGGTCGAGCTCGAAACGCTCTACACCCATTGGCGCAAGGGCGCGGCGGACGAAATGAACGCCGGCATCACCGCCAACAACATCGCCTATGTGACCTCCGACCCGCTCTACGCCATCGTCCGCTTCTTTGCCTCCGACCAGGTCGCGCCGGTCGGCGTCAACTGGGGCGGCTACAAGAATGAAAAGGTCGACGCGCTGATCAACCAGGCCAAGCAGACCTTCGATACCGCCAAGCAGGACGAACTAATCGCGCAGGCGCACTCGCTTGTAGTCGACGACGCGGTTTTGGTGTGGGTGGTGCACGACACCAACCCGCACGCGCTGTCGCCCAAGATCAAGCACTTCGTGCAGGCCCAGCACTGGTTCCAGGACTTGACGCAGATCGGGCTGGAGTGA
- a CDS encoding Asp-tRNA(Asn)/Glu-tRNA(Gln) amidotransferase GatCAB subunit A: MSTEPALLSLTAVAQAIAQKRLSSREVTQSCLDRIAAWQPRLNAFMAIEAEAALVAADAADAALAKGKISGPLHGVPLAHKDMYYDAGHVVTCGSKIRRDFVATTTSTALQRLKDAGTIRLGSLQMVEFAYGPTGHNSHYGAVHNPFAIDHITGGSSSGSGSAVAARLTFAALGSDTGGSIRMPAHFCGVTGLKTTYGRISRAGAMPLSQSLDTVGPLARTAEDCALLLGLMAGADPADPTASADPVPDYMTATRESIKGLTIGVPTAFYVDDLDPEVAKILDETIAVLKREGANVVTVELPDQRQLTAACQLVLAVEAASFHKRWLIERPGDYGPQVLMRLQNGLAIPGVSYLEAMRWRGPALAAFNAAVADVDAVIAPVAPVPAPTIAESDVGNSPDAESVIQRLTRFTRPINYLGLPSLAIPAGFTNAGLPVGMQLIGRSFDEAMLLRIGAVFQRATDFHDRVPKFA, from the coding sequence ATGAGCACCGAGCCGGCCCTGCTCTCGCTGACCGCGGTCGCCCAAGCCATCGCGCAAAAGCGTCTTTCCTCCCGCGAGGTGACGCAATCCTGCCTCGATCGCATTGCGGCGTGGCAACCCCGTCTCAATGCCTTCATGGCGATCGAGGCCGAGGCTGCGCTGGTCGCAGCCGACGCCGCCGACGCGGCGCTTGCGAAAGGAAAAATCAGCGGGCCGCTGCACGGCGTGCCACTGGCGCACAAGGACATGTATTACGATGCCGGCCACGTGGTCACCTGCGGCTCGAAGATCCGCCGGGATTTCGTCGCGACGACCACCTCCACAGCGCTGCAGCGTCTGAAGGATGCCGGCACGATTCGTCTGGGCTCGCTGCAGATGGTGGAATTCGCCTACGGGCCGACCGGGCACAACAGCCATTACGGCGCGGTGCATAACCCCTTCGCGATTGATCACATCACCGGTGGCTCGTCGTCGGGGTCGGGCTCGGCGGTCGCGGCCAGGCTGACCTTTGCGGCGCTGGGTTCGGACACCGGCGGCTCGATCCGGATGCCCGCGCATTTCTGTGGCGTGACGGGCTTGAAGACCACCTATGGCCGCATCAGCCGCGCCGGCGCGATGCCGCTGTCGCAATCGCTCGACACCGTCGGGCCGCTGGCGCGCACGGCGGAAGACTGCGCCCTGCTGCTCGGCCTGATGGCGGGCGCGGATCCTGCGGATCCCACCGCGAGCGCTGATCCCGTTCCGGATTACATGACCGCGACACGGGAATCGATCAAAGGCCTCACCATCGGCGTGCCCACCGCCTTTTATGTCGACGATCTCGATCCCGAGGTCGCAAAGATCCTCGACGAGACAATCGCCGTGCTCAAGCGCGAAGGCGCCAACGTCGTTACGGTCGAACTGCCCGACCAGCGCCAGCTCACCGCCGCCTGCCAGCTCGTTCTCGCGGTCGAAGCCGCCAGCTTTCACAAGCGCTGGCTAATCGAACGCCCTGGGGATTATGGGCCGCAGGTGCTGATGCGGCTGCAGAACGGGCTCGCGATACCCGGCGTGTCCTATCTCGAAGCGATGCGCTGGCGCGGTCCGGCGCTGGCCGCGTTCAACGCGGCCGTGGCTGATGTCGATGCCGTGATCGCGCCGGTAGCGCCGGTCCCGGCACCGACGATCGCCGAAAGCGACGTCGGCAACAGTCCGGATGCGGAAAGTGTGATCCAGCGGCTGACGCGCTTTACCCGCCCGATCAATTATCTCGGGTTGCCGTCGCTGGCGATCCCCGCAGGCTTTACCAACGCCGGGCTTCCCGTCGGCATGCAGCTGATCGGCCGCTCCTTTGACGAGGCCATGCTGCTGCGGATTGGGGCTGTGTTCCAGCGCGCCACCGATTTCCACGACAGGGTACCGAAGTTCGCATGA
- a CDS encoding ABC transporter ATP-binding protein — protein sequence MTNLVKISGLNIRFTGERTVHAVNDLSFSLGEGEVLGLLGESGSGKSVTLRALMRLLPKKRTQISGSVRVLGRDVLALDDEELSAFRGQTVSMIFQEPALALDPVYTIGAQIAETVMRHEGKSQTEATARALEMLEVVRIPSAKRRLEAYPHEMSGGMRQRAMIALALACKPKILLADEPTTALDATVQIQILLLLRELQREFGMSVIFVTHDIGVAIEICDRVAVMYAGEIVEQGTLSQIVRSPIHPYAQGLLASTVHGAKRGQRLETIPGTPPSLDKAPASCSFAPRCASAEARCVERLPPNVRVGPGRIARCILAERAAAVGVA from the coding sequence ATGACAAATCTCGTCAAGATCAGCGGCCTCAACATTCGCTTCACCGGCGAGCGCACCGTCCATGCCGTCAACGATCTCAGCTTTTCGCTCGGCGAAGGCGAGGTGCTCGGCCTGCTCGGCGAGTCCGGCTCGGGCAAGAGCGTCACCCTGCGCGCGCTGATGCGGCTATTGCCGAAAAAGCGTACGCAGATCTCGGGCAGCGTTCGGGTTCTCGGCCGCGACGTGCTGGCGCTCGATGACGAGGAACTGTCGGCGTTTCGCGGCCAGACCGTTTCGATGATTTTTCAAGAGCCGGCGCTGGCGCTCGATCCGGTCTACACCATCGGGGCGCAGATCGCGGAAACCGTGATGCGCCACGAGGGCAAGAGCCAAACGGAGGCCACGGCGCGCGCGCTGGAAATGCTGGAAGTGGTGCGGATTCCGTCAGCCAAGCGGCGATTGGAGGCCTATCCGCACGAAATGAGTGGCGGCATGCGGCAGCGCGCGATGATCGCGCTGGCGCTCGCCTGCAAGCCGAAAATCCTGCTCGCGGACGAACCGACCACCGCGCTCGATGCCACCGTTCAGATCCAGATCCTGCTGTTGCTGCGCGAGCTGCAGCGCGAGTTCGGCATGTCCGTCATCTTCGTCACCCACGATATCGGCGTCGCCATCGAAATCTGCGACCGCGTCGCGGTGATGTATGCGGGAGAAATCGTCGAACAGGGCACGCTCAGCCAGATCGTGCGCTCGCCGATCCATCCTTATGCGCAGGGGCTGTTGGCTTCCACCGTGCATGGCGCCAAACGCGGCCAGCGGCTGGAAACCATTCCGGGGACGCCGCCGTCGCTCGACAAGGCGCCCGCGAGTTGTTCGTTCGCGCCGCGCTGCGCCTCTGCCGAAGCCCGCTGCGTCGAGCGGCTGCCGCCCAATGTGCGGGTTGGGCCGGGACGGATCGCAAGGTGCATCCTGGCGGAACGCGCCGCGGCGGTTGGCGTGGCGTAA
- a CDS encoding ABC transporter ATP-binding protein, producing MNETDAAIDMLEPIEDRGGAAQPLLQVNGLTKHFPVRGDLFSKRKTVRAVDDVSFAIAKGETVGIVGESGCGKSTTARLLMHLMPRDAGDIIYDGMQVGRALSLRELRRGMQMVFQDSYASLNPRLTIEESIAFGPKVHGMAESAARALARELLGKVGLRPENFANRYPHEISGGQRQRVNIARALALSPRLVILDEAVSALDKSVEAQVLNLLVDLKREFGLTYLFISHDLNVVRYISDRVLVMYLGEVVELGPVDRVWDAPAHPYTRALLAAMPSSDPDHRTETPPISGDPPNPIDPPSGCRFHTRCPFAEPLCANATPKLTALDTMGHEAACYMAIPGSGHSRAPAKGADTA from the coding sequence ATGAACGAGACCGACGCAGCCATCGACATGCTCGAGCCGATCGAGGATCGCGGCGGCGCGGCGCAGCCGCTGTTGCAGGTCAACGGCCTGACCAAGCATTTCCCGGTCCGCGGCGATCTCTTCAGCAAGCGCAAGACGGTCCGCGCCGTCGATGACGTCTCCTTCGCCATCGCCAAGGGCGAGACCGTCGGCATCGTTGGCGAATCCGGCTGCGGCAAGTCGACCACCGCGCGGCTGTTGATGCACCTGATGCCGCGCGATGCCGGCGACATCATCTATGACGGCATGCAGGTCGGCCGCGCGCTGTCGCTGCGCGAACTGCGCCGCGGCATGCAGATGGTGTTCCAGGACAGCTACGCCTCGCTCAATCCGCGCCTCACCATCGAGGAATCCATCGCCTTCGGCCCGAAAGTCCATGGCATGGCGGAGAGTGCTGCGCGCGCGCTGGCGCGCGAACTGCTCGGCAAGGTCGGCCTGCGGCCGGAAAACTTCGCCAATCGCTATCCGCACGAGATCTCCGGCGGTCAGCGCCAGCGCGTCAACATCGCCCGCGCACTGGCCCTGTCGCCGCGGCTGGTGATTCTGGACGAGGCGGTATCGGCGCTGGACAAATCGGTCGAGGCGCAGGTGCTCAATCTTTTGGTCGATCTCAAGCGCGAATTCGGACTGACCTATCTCTTCATCAGCCACGACCTCAATGTGGTGCGCTACATTTCCGACCGCGTGCTGGTGATGTATCTCGGCGAGGTGGTCGAGTTGGGGCCGGTGGATCGGGTCTGGGACGCGCCGGCGCATCCCTATACCCGCGCGCTGCTGGCGGCGATGCCATCCTCCGATCCCGATCACCGCACCGAGACGCCGCCGATTTCGGGCGATCCGCCCAATCCGATCGATCCGCCGTCCGGCTGCCGGTTTCACACGCGTTGCCCGTTCGCAGAGCCGCTCTGCGCAAACGCCACACCAAAATTGACCGCGCTCGATACAATGGGCCATGAGGCGGCGTGCTATATGGCCATTCCAGGCTCGGGCCACAGCCGCGCGCCGGCAAAGGGAGCGGACACCGCATGA
- a CDS encoding ABC transporter permease: MSVSPTGVLSDEALQSAPATKARGYWATVGRRITRDKVSMACAFILALIFLSALAAPWLGLADPYQGSMIRRLRHIGTPGYPLGTDELGRDMLARLIYGGRLSLIVGILPVILAFGIGTSLGLVAGYVGGKLNTAIMRTIDVFYAFPSVLLAIAISGALGAGIVNSIVSLTIVFVPQITRVAESVTTGVRNMDFVEAARASGAGPFTIMRVHMLGNVLGPIFVYATGLISVSMILAAGLSFLGLGTKPPEPEWGLMLNTLRTAIYVNPWVAALPGAMIFAVSIGFNLLSDGMRSAMDIRN, encoded by the coding sequence ATGAGCGTCAGCCCCACCGGCGTGCTATCGGACGAGGCCCTGCAGTCGGCACCAGCGACAAAGGCCCGCGGCTATTGGGCAACCGTCGGACGGCGCATCACGCGCGACAAGGTCAGCATGGCCTGCGCCTTCATTCTGGCGCTGATCTTCCTCTCCGCGCTGGCAGCACCCTGGCTCGGGCTGGCCGATCCCTACCAGGGCTCGATGATCCGCCGGCTCCGCCATATCGGCACGCCGGGCTATCCGCTCGGCACCGACGAACTCGGCCGCGACATGCTTGCACGGCTGATCTATGGCGGGCGACTGTCCTTGATTGTCGGCATCCTGCCGGTGATCCTGGCCTTCGGCATCGGCACCTCGCTCGGCCTCGTCGCCGGCTATGTCGGCGGCAAGCTCAATACCGCGATCATGCGCACCATCGACGTGTTCTATGCCTTTCCCTCGGTTTTGTTGGCGATCGCGATTTCAGGCGCGCTGGGGGCGGGCATCGTCAACTCCATCGTCTCGCTGACCATCGTGTTCGTGCCGCAGATCACCCGCGTCGCCGAGAGCGTTACCACCGGCGTGCGCAACATGGATTTCGTCGAGGCCGCGCGCGCTTCCGGCGCCGGCCCCTTCACCATCATGCGCGTGCACATGCTCGGCAATGTGCTGGGGCCGATCTTCGTCTATGCCACCGGGCTGATCTCGGTGTCGATGATCCTCGCCGCCGGCCTGTCGTTCCTCGGCCTCGGCACAAAACCGCCGGAGCCGGAATGGGGGTTGATGCTCAACACGCTGCGCACCGCGATCTACGTCAATCCCTGGGTGGCGGCGTTGCCCGGCGCGATGATTTTTGCAGTCTCGATCGGCTTCAACCTGCTCAGCGACGGCATGCGCAGCGCCATGGACATCCGGAACTGA
- a CDS encoding ABC transporter substrate-binding protein, with translation MRIDKSGRSRAVAAAMLAVAAVALPRIAAAETTLRIGMTAADIPRTLGQPDQGFEGNRFTGLTMYDALTMWDLSSADKASVVIPGLATEWKVDDSDKKKWTFKLRPGVTFHDGSPFDADAVVWNVDKVLKQDAPQFDPSQVGVTASRMPTLVSARKIDDMTVELTTKEPDSFLPINLTNLFMASPAKWQKFYDAAQGADAKAKSQAAWAAFAKDASGTGPWKMSSFTPRERLELVKNGNYWDKARVPKVDKMLLLPMPEANARTAALLSGQVDWVEAPAPDAVAEIKQRGFVISTNEEPHVWPWQFSRVEGSPWNDIRVRKAANLCVDREGLKDGLLAGLMVPATGTFEPGHPWRGNPTFQIKYDKPAAQKLMQEAGYGPNKKLTVKVQTSASGSGQMLPLPMNEYLQQALAECYFDVQLDVIEWNTLFTNWRRGTKDPSANGANATNVTYAAMDPFFALVRFLQSSMAPPVSNNWGYINNPKFDELVTKARQTFDPAERDKALAELHAASVDDAAFLYVAHDVAPRALSPKIKGFVQPKSWFVDFSPISMVP, from the coding sequence ATGCGTATCGATAAATCGGGACGAAGCCGCGCTGTTGCGGCGGCGATGCTGGCGGTCGCGGCGGTGGCGCTGCCGCGGATCGCGGCTGCCGAAACGACCTTGCGCATCGGTATGACCGCTGCCGATATTCCGCGCACGCTGGGGCAGCCCGACCAGGGCTTTGAGGGTAACCGCTTCACCGGGCTGACCATGTACGACGCGCTGACGATGTGGGATCTGTCCTCCGCGGACAAGGCGAGCGTCGTGATTCCCGGGCTTGCGACCGAATGGAAGGTCGACGATTCCGACAAGAAGAAGTGGACGTTCAAGCTGCGCCCCGGCGTCACCTTTCATGACGGCTCGCCGTTCGATGCCGACGCCGTGGTCTGGAACGTCGACAAGGTGCTCAAGCAGGATGCGCCGCAGTTCGATCCGAGCCAGGTCGGCGTGACCGCATCGCGCATGCCGACTTTGGTCTCGGCGCGCAAGATCGACGACATGACGGTGGAATTGACCACCAAGGAGCCGGACAGCTTCCTGCCGATCAATCTCACCAATCTCTTCATGGCAAGCCCGGCCAAGTGGCAGAAGTTTTACGACGCGGCACAAGGCGCGGACGCCAAGGCGAAATCACAGGCCGCCTGGGCGGCCTTCGCCAAGGACGCTTCCGGCACCGGTCCGTGGAAGATGTCGAGCTTCACGCCGCGCGAGCGGCTCGAACTCGTCAAGAACGGCAATTACTGGGACAAGGCGCGCGTTCCCAAGGTCGACAAGATGCTGCTGCTGCCGATGCCGGAAGCGAACGCCCGCACCGCGGCCTTGCTGTCCGGCCAGGTCGACTGGGTCGAGGCGCCGGCGCCCGATGCGGTCGCCGAAATCAAGCAGCGCGGCTTTGTCATCTCCACCAACGAGGAGCCGCATGTCTGGCCCTGGCAGTTCTCGCGCGTCGAGGGCTCGCCCTGGAACGACATCCGGGTCCGCAAGGCCGCCAATCTCTGCGTCGACCGCGAGGGCCTCAAGGACGGCCTGCTCGCCGGCCTGATGGTGCCGGCGACCGGCACCTTCGAGCCCGGTCATCCCTGGCGCGGCAATCCGACCTTCCAGATCAAATATGACAAGCCCGCCGCGCAGAAGCTGATGCAGGAAGCCGGCTACGGCCCGAACAAGAAACTCACGGTCAAGGTGCAGACCTCGGCGTCGGGCTCCGGCCAGATGCTGCCGCTGCCGATGAACGAATACCTGCAGCAGGCGCTGGCCGAATGCTATTTCGACGTCCAGCTCGACGTCATCGAATGGAATACGCTGTTCACCAACTGGCGGCGCGGCACCAAGGATCCGTCCGCCAACGGCGCCAACGCCACCAACGTGACCTACGCGGCGATGGATCCGTTCTTCGCTTTGGTGCGCTTCCTGCAATCCTCGATGGCGCCGCCGGTATCGAATAATTGGGGCTATATCAACAATCCCAAGTTCGATGAGCTGGTGACAAAGGCGCGCCAGACCTTCGATCCGGCCGAGCGCGACAAGGCGCTGGCCGAATTGCACGCGGCCTCGGTCGACGACGCGGCGTTCCTCTATGTCGCCCACGACGTCGCCCCGCGCGCGCTGAGCCCGAAGATCAAGGGCTTCGTGCAGCCGAAGAGCTGGTTCGTGGACTTCTCGCCGATCTCGATGGTGCCTTGA
- a CDS encoding ABC transporter permease, which produces MLAYILRRIVYVIPIVISVALVCFMLVHITPGDPLVAVLPADASQELANQMRIAYGFDRPLPVQFGLWLWKAVNGDLGHSIATGRPVLSEVMRAVGNTVTLAIAAAMIGFTLGLFFGLIAGYFRDSWIDKVATSIAIAGVSVPHYWLGMVLVIIFSVQLNWLPAVGAGPGGSGAWGWDWEHIRYLILPAVTTSVIPMGIITRTVRALTGDILSQDFVEALRAKGLRETHVFRHVIKNAAPTALAVMGLQLGYMLGGSILIETVFSWPGSGLLLNSAIFQRDLPLLQGTILVLALFFVFLNLLVDIAQAAIDPRIKRS; this is translated from the coding sequence GTGCTCGCCTATATCCTCCGCCGCATCGTCTATGTGATCCCGATCGTCATCAGCGTGGCATTGGTGTGCTTCATGCTGGTGCACATCACGCCCGGCGATCCCTTGGTCGCGGTGCTGCCGGCCGACGCGTCGCAGGAACTCGCCAACCAGATGCGCATCGCCTATGGCTTCGACCGGCCGCTGCCGGTGCAGTTCGGGCTGTGGCTGTGGAAGGCGGTCAACGGCGATCTCGGCCATTCCATTGCCACCGGCCGCCCGGTGCTGTCGGAAGTGATGCGCGCGGTCGGCAACACCGTGACGCTGGCGATCGCAGCCGCCATGATCGGGTTTACGCTCGGCCTGTTCTTCGGCCTGATCGCCGGTTATTTCCGCGACAGCTGGATCGACAAGGTGGCGACCTCGATCGCGATCGCCGGCGTCTCGGTGCCGCATTACTGGCTCGGCATGGTGCTGGTCATCATCTTCTCGGTGCAGCTCAACTGGCTGCCCGCGGTCGGCGCCGGGCCCGGCGGCTCCGGCGCCTGGGGATGGGACTGGGAGCACATCCGCTATCTGATCCTGCCCGCGGTTACGACCTCCGTGATCCCGATGGGAATCATCACCCGCACCGTGCGCGCGCTGACCGGCGACATCCTGAGCCAGGATTTCGTCGAGGCGCTGCGCGCCAAGGGCTTGCGCGAGACGCATGTGTTCCGTCACGTCATCAAGAACGCCGCGCCGACCGCTCTTGCGGTGATGGGGCTGCAACTCGGCTACATGCTCGGCGGCTCGATCCTGATCGAAACCGTGTTCTCCTGGCCGGGCTCGGGGCTGCTATTGAATTCGGCGATCTTCCAGCGCGATCTGCCGCTGCTGCAGGGCACCATCCTGGTGCTGGCGCTGTTCTTCGTGTTCCTCAATCTCCTGGTCGATATCGCGCAGGCCGCGATCGACCCGCGCATCAAGCGGAGCTGA
- a CDS encoding CHASE2 domain-containing protein, with amino-acid sequence MKRLRIWRRWFTRRIGYARLVCLALLIGFAALRVADPAPVEEIRVRTFDTFQRLDPRAKLAKSPVTIVDIDEASLAKIGQWPWSRTLLADMVSDLTKLGAVAIAFDVIFAEPDRLNPDVAADSFRNLDEETRAKLRALPSNDQVFADAMRHSRVVLGESGLSEPRADLDTSLPVTGLAMLGEDPQRFMIQFPGLLRNTPVLEKAAAGRALLTIRPERDGIVRRVPMIMLAQGVTMPSLSFELLRVITGTDTIFIKSDQAGIKSVGVKGFQIPTDANGQLWVHFGHRDPTIYVSAKDLLASDVPSEKIKGKLVLIGTSAVGLNDIKTTPVSPAMPGVEIHAQVLESALTQAVLSQPSYGIALEFFAALALGILVLIFAPTFGPVTLAAIGALFATLLIGTSWYFYAHYRLLIDFTYPLLSTTAIYLTLIFTSFVREQAQRRQIRSAFGQYLSPALIEQLAQSPEKLVLGGEEREMTIMFSDVRGFTTISESYKSDPQGLTTLMNRFLTPLTNAILARKGTIDKYMGDAIMAFWNAPLDDKEHQLNACEAAVDMLERIDELNKVREQEAQQGGHVYIPINVGVGLNTGTCVVGNMGSDLRFDYSVLGDSVNLASRLEGQSKEYGFPIIVGSKTALAAKEKFAILELDFIMVKGKKEPEVIYAIAGREDTAHSGRFQRLRNLTIEMLACYRSRDWEGALAAIERGRRTDDAGALELLYNLYEARIRNYQNNPPPEDWNGAFALLTK; translated from the coding sequence ATGAAGCGACTGAGGATATGGCGACGCTGGTTCACACGGCGGATCGGGTATGCGCGGCTGGTGTGCCTCGCACTTCTGATCGGCTTTGCGGCGCTGCGCGTCGCCGATCCGGCGCCGGTCGAGGAAATCCGGGTCAGGACCTTCGATACTTTCCAGCGTTTGGACCCCCGCGCCAAGCTCGCCAAGTCGCCGGTCACCATTGTCGACATCGACGAAGCCAGTCTTGCGAAGATCGGCCAGTGGCCGTGGTCGCGGACGCTGCTCGCCGACATGGTCTCCGACCTCACCAAACTCGGGGCTGTCGCGATCGCCTTCGACGTCATTTTCGCGGAGCCCGACCGGCTCAATCCGGACGTCGCCGCCGATAGCTTCCGCAACCTCGACGAGGAAACCAGGGCCAAGCTGCGCGCGCTGCCGAGCAACGACCAGGTTTTTGCCGACGCCATGCGGCACTCGCGCGTGGTGCTGGGTGAATCCGGCCTCTCCGAACCGAGAGCCGATCTCGACACGTCGCTTCCGGTGACGGGGCTCGCGATGCTGGGCGAGGATCCGCAGCGGTTCATGATCCAGTTCCCAGGGCTGTTGCGCAACACGCCGGTGCTGGAAAAGGCCGCCGCCGGGCGCGCGCTGCTCACCATCAGGCCGGAACGCGACGGCATCGTGCGGCGGGTGCCGATGATCATGCTGGCCCAGGGCGTCACCATGCCGTCGCTGAGTTTCGAGCTGTTGCGGGTGATCACCGGCACCGACACCATCTTCATCAAATCCGATCAGGCAGGAATCAAGAGCGTCGGCGTCAAGGGTTTCCAGATTCCGACCGACGCCAACGGCCAGCTCTGGGTTCATTTCGGGCACCGCGATCCCACGATCTATGTTTCGGCGAAGGACCTGCTCGCCAGCGACGTCCCGTCCGAGAAGATCAAGGGCAAGCTGGTGCTGATCGGGACCTCGGCGGTAGGGCTTAACGACATCAAGACCACGCCGGTGTCCCCGGCCATGCCGGGTGTCGAAATCCACGCCCAGGTGCTCGAAAGCGCGCTGACCCAGGCGGTCCTTTCGCAGCCGAGTTACGGCATCGCGCTGGAATTCTTCGCCGCGCTGGCCCTTGGAATTCTGGTGCTCATCTTCGCACCGACGTTCGGCCCGGTCACCCTTGCCGCCATCGGTGCGCTGTTCGCGACGCTGCTGATCGGAACGTCCTGGTATTTCTATGCGCACTACCGGCTGCTGATCGATTTCACCTATCCGTTGCTGTCGACCACCGCGATCTATCTGACCCTGATCTTTACCAGCTTCGTCAGGGAGCAGGCGCAGCGGCGGCAGATCCGTTCGGCGTTCGGCCAGTATCTGTCGCCGGCGCTGATTGAACAGCTGGCGCAGTCGCCGGAAAAACTGGTACTCGGCGGCGAGGAGCGCGAGATGACCATCATGTTCTCCGACGTCCGCGGCTTCACGACGATCTCGGAATCCTACAAAAGCGATCCGCAGGGCCTCACCACCCTGATGAACCGCTTCCTGACGCCGTTGACCAATGCAATCTTGGCGCGCAAGGGCACCATCGACAAATACATGGGCGACGCCATCATGGCGTTCTGGAACGCGCCGCTCGACGACAAGGAGCACCAGCTCAACGCCTGCGAAGCCGCCGTCGACATGCTGGAGCGGATCGACGAGCTCAACAAGGTGCGCGAGCAGGAGGCGCAGCAGGGCGGTCACGTCTACATTCCGATCAATGTCGGCGTCGGTCTGAACACCGGCACTTGCGTGGTCGGCAACATGGGGTCCGACCTGCGCTTCGACTATTCCGTGCTGGGCGACAGCGTCAATCTGGCCTCGCGGCTGGAAGGACAATCCAAGGAATATGGCTTTCCGATCATCGTCGGCTCCAAAACCGCGCTCGCGGCCAAGGAAAAGTTCGCCATCCTCGAACTCGATTTCATCATGGTCAAGGGCAAGAAGGAGCCCGAGGTCATCTACGCCATCGCCGGCCGCGAGGACACCGCGCATTCCGGCCGCTTCCAGCGGCTGCGCAACCTGACCATCGAGATGCTGGCGTGCTATCGAAGCCGCGACTGGGAGGGCGCACTCGCCGCGATCGAGCGCGGCCGCCGCACCGATGACGCCGGCGCGCTGGAGCTTTTGTACAATCTATACGAAGCGCGCATCCGCAATTACCAGAACAACCCGCCCCCGGAAGACTGGAACGGCGCGTTTGCGCTGCTGACGAAGTAG